agattagaccgttggttttcccgtttgaatggttttacactagtaatttcggggccctttatagcttgttgttcggtgtgagccaaggctccgtgttgaaggccgtactttaacctataatggtttaatttttaaattgttatttggatggagagttgtctcattggcactcacaccacatcttcctatatctaattaatgaatccacagtattggtTATAGTCTTCTTTTTTTACTACATTTCATACTCAGAAAAGATACCTTAAATACCTCCCTAACGTATATCTGCCAAATTATTTCCAAATAACGAGAAATCTCTGGTTTGATGTGCTGTggctttgatatattttttcactgTATTGCATATCTGTAGTTTGTATGAAAACTGTGAAATAGTCTTAACATGCTTAACATTAGGCTAAGTGATGACTTCAAAATAAACTCAGATAtaatatgtaattataagttTACCATACTTATTTTAATCAGTAATCTTTTTCAATGTATTAGAATGCAAGACCTAATAATGATTTTATCCTGCTActagtgtttttatttaaaaaatgtagtaTCAAagctatattttgtgcaatgtcaattttatCATGGATCTCTCTTCAACAATCAGGGATTCATTTAAGggtgaaaataaatttattatttgtgatACAACTTAAATAGCTGTCAATGTATGAATTCTAGTTGTAGTATAAAaacaatgtcagaaaaatataaactttttttgtattcaGCACAAAACTCTGGAAAGGTTTGGTACAACCTCAACCTTTCCCCAGTATCTTAGTCTGATACGAAAAAGCTTTAACTTATACTTTGTTGTGATGGGTAAACCAGGTAAGATTTTTCAGCATGTTGTGTTAAGAGTATACATCATTTCAGAAGAATTATCAGAATTTATCCTTTTTTTCCTTTCAGCTGCAACAAAATAAAGTACCGTTGATGTCAACAGTGTGtggacatttattttgtaaaccaTGTATACAGATATCAGTGAGAACTCATCGTCAGTGTCCAACTTGTCGAAGAAGATTGacagaaaaacaaattcatcCAATTTTCTTGTAATATTTAACTTGTATGACCTGAAGGTCTAATGTCAGCTTCACTTGGAGTCTGTTGTCTGTCATCATTTGTAGAcagattcaaatattttttgctgGTCCATATGGTACCTGTTATTTCTTTCTCTGATAAACTAACTGAATTAGCATGATGAATAGCTGTGAGGTGATCGTTCAGGctctttataaaatattgtacaaaactatgaaaaatatgatgtatttttgttcCCTTACTGATTAATCATTTCTAGGTGTGCGTTAATTTGTTACTAAAAGTACAGAACATTCAGCCTTACATGTCAAATCAATTTAGATGgggactataaaaaaaaattcttcagtCCTCATAATTCATGAATTCACAAAGCATAGtgctaaaattaaaatagaccCACCATTCATGGAAGTAGTTGTGTGAATGCCTTAAGTTatcaaaaatgaatatttctaaAGGGACTTAAGCCAATGCCTCAATACTATGGGTAATATGTAttactatggattcattaattttcatgggtatcaattttcatggattgctgaaaacttgcatattcgtggctatttgatttcatggttatGCCAAGctctgtatacaaagcctattgaaaatatgatattcgTTGAACTTTGAATTCATGATTCATCTGTAACCAGGAAatcacgaaaattgatatctaacgaatattaatgaatccaaaGTACATTGATGTGTCATTTCCATGCAACTTTCATCTGTGAAAACTCACTCGTGGTTGagtattttataacaaatggtTGTAATCATGAGTAATTGACATTGAAATAGATTCTATATTAAGTGCTGAAAATAGATTTAATTGTGCAATATATAAAGCTAAACCCATTTGCAATGATTAATTTTTggaactttaaaatatatgcaaagttatgttttaaagatttaatcTTGCGAAATAAATCCATACAAAAATTTCCACTTCTACGTACAGTATGTTAGGGGATTATTTCAAATACCTTCTATTACCAGGAATATTTCTGATTCACAGTTATTTCATCACAAGCTAAAGTGACTTTTCACTAAATTGAACAGTGTGTATACTATtggaaaggagtaggtccggtaagggctgAATTTgtcctcaaatttcaggttcatctgatgaaagattttggacactttttgaATGCTTTAGTGTTTACCTCAGTTTATTCAATTTGTTGATGGGAAAGATTTGAACTGCTTTAGTCTGACTGTCAACTGTCATTTCAGACACTAAAATTctagcttaaatatgaaaaatctaccaaataagccaaaatatgtcacttttcagatgtttttttgtcaaaaatgaaagtggcctcATGTGTGTTCActctcaacctttatatatgttatgtatatatGATGCTAGTATCccatatatgtgcattgtattgtcaaaacagCCCATTGTTCTGTAGCAGAAGTATTCTACTTTCAAAAAAtagctaaaagtttacattttaacaattttgtaaaactcaTATATTTTGGGTCCagaaaggggtcttactggacctactcctttatatcTGGCCTGTGACAAAAGGCAAAAATAGGGTGGTGCTTTTTGACAGCATCAGCAATAGTAAATTTATCTGTTTCAGTCAGTTTGAAAGAAACTGTTTGTGAgattatattttctataaatttgcaTTATATTAGGACATATCAGTTTGACAACTATGTGAAGGTCACGGGCCAGTGACTTTAAAATAATAAGCAATTTTCAGTGTTTAGTTTTGTCCCCTTGTCTTGGTCCAgtgaatttgaataaatatgcaAAATTACTGTCTATCAGATTGTCTTTTCTGAATATTCTGCCAACAGAAGAGACAAATTtgtgtcaacagtttatttatactaCATTTTATATTCTGGAAGTATAGGAACTCATCATATTTtctagttaatattttttattgataaaaaaaagtaagaaaaactTTTTTTGCTATTGAACATAACcatgcatttatatatatagaaaaataatggtaaacatgtatttatcattttatagtGCTACTAATTATAGCATAGTTGTCAATTAAAACAAAGGTCTTCCATAACACTATTTTGTGATGTTATAAAATCAGTTTCAAGGAAAGTgaattatattcaaattataatgtaattgtatgtaaaggtgtacatgtataatggtcATAGTATGTTCACTTTAGTTTAGATAAGACTTACAACTAGGAATGTGGAGttataaatgtttgtaaatttgtatGGGGTTATAGatctttattatgtatatattgcAGTGCTTACCATATTTTATACTTTCAGAGAGGAAAAACTcttgaaaatttgatttttttaaactaaaaataacattgattttttaCTCTTCTGAAAAGTGGATGGCATTGTCAcacatattataatatttttacttcTTTGGCATGTAAAACTGTgactaaaattaacaaaatattaaacattattaaaagtAATTGAGAGAATTTGTTTAGATAATTAGTTTGTTTACAAGCACATAATCAAATTAGATAATcatatttgtaaattgtttaaatggGTATCCAAATAAGTTTTGTTCAATAACCCTAATAAACGTGTTTCAAATAGCcagatattttgttattttattctttccTTACTGAAATTCAATCCCTCTTTCtcctacatttgtatattatataatatagtgGGTTATTTTCGTGGGGTGTACATTTTTTGCCTATTTTTCGCGGATAAAACAATTGCAGAAATATATTCTGCCAATTTTAAAGTGCTCATGCAAAggtatttataaaagttatgaattcgcaaaaataataatcaacaaaatatttcatattccaTAAATATCATGAAATTTTACACACGCCCCCGCGATTATAACCTGCTATATGGTTTTAGTAGCCATGTTTAGCATAGCTAGGATAAATGAGGGATATTTATGTTTCACATagtttgtaatttgtttaatgtttgtttatttgaattatGAGAAAGTATGTCTCTCTAATGTTAATATAATCTTGAATGCAATGaagataataaaattatttttgattttgaatatatctttttattgattatttaactgattttgattgTTCCCTGTTTATCATTTTTCCCTCGTTTATGTAGATATAAAGATGTTGAGTTGTAGCATGTTAGcaattagatataaaaagatgtggtatgagtgccaatgagacaactctccatccaactAACACTTTATAACAGTAAattattataggtcaaggtaagGCATTCAACatggagctttggctcacaccgagcagtaagctataaagggccaccaaaattactagtgttagaccattcaaacggggaaaaccaacagtataatctatataaaagggaaaaacaagaaacacgcatgaaccacataaacagacgacaaccatgTACAGCTACTTTCCATTTGctgataatttgaaattttaaaacactcATTGTACtctgaaaatttcattaaaCTTGGCTTCCATTAGATTTTGGGTATGATGACCACTGGTTCAGCTTGAGTAAACATGCCACCTCAATAAATTGTAGACGTAAGGTGCGTCTGGCacaaatacaatatttcaatgttggtatccatgatgagtttatttgcatgcAGCAACACAGTTCCATATGCAATATTTGTCTTGTTTCTGTTGACAAATTCTGTCTTTTATTTGTGAGAACTTTGAATCCACTACTCTTCTTAAAACAAGACTTTATTCCAACGAAACTTTCagaattcttataaaaataataatatgatttCCAATGATCCAACTCTCCATCAGACAAATGACATTGAAGtaaacaacaataggtcaccgtacagtcTTCAACTAAGAGTGAAACCCATACCACAAAGTCAGCAATAAAAGACCCTGAAgtgaaaaatgtaaacaattctaatgagaaaactaatggccggattttagaacaaaaacaatgaacTAAGTATACATACAGCAATAGCATATTTCATGGCATTGTGCACATCTTACTAGTTATTAGTCCCCTACGGACGAAGCAAAAGGGGACTTGAGGTTTGCAATCTGTCCGTCAGTCCagcaaatcagttttccacagCTTTTTTGTTCATGCCTGAATATATTAATTTGATGtttgatgtattgttttatcattacaTATTACAGACCAAGGATGAATTTTGTTCCGGTCTGGTAATTTTGAACAGAATTGTAGTCCTTGGACTTAGAAAATTTACCACACTGATAATCAGTTGTCCATACTATTTTTCGTCAtgcttaaaaatattgttttaacattggtatatagttttatcatatCAATTTACAGATCAGTTTCGAATTCTGTTCTGGtttgatgattttgtgcagagttatagtccaaacacttttaaaaaaaaataataccacCTGTCTTGAAGTAAAATGGTTGCTCCCTTTTTGGGATCTCTACTACTGACCAGTCATCAACAATCCTGATACAAGAAAACCTAATGAAGACCTGTTCATCTTGACGAAGCTCTGTACTGGTACATCCCGTCTTTGTGTTATTATATTAGggtaatttttgtattctagTTTTTCCTTTTCGTTAATGTGTGCTTTGACTATATCATTTTGTGTTCCTCTGTTacatttctgtttgtttttatagcgattaagattataacacaatgttgacctGCCGAACCCCAATTTTTGCCATGTTTACCTATAtgtctttgttttgttcacacatcgatGTCAATATAATGGTATTTTATACATCTGTCATGCAAATGAAGGATTTAGTCAGTTATGAAACCAGGTTTTATATACCTTTTTCTAagttagaaaatgcctgtaccaagtcagaaatttgacagttgttagccattcgtttgatttgtttgagctttttgaatttgccatttgattgggaACAATCCGTTTTGTATTTTCCTGGGCGTTGTTTCTAAATAAAACTAGAAAACAAGATTTTAGATCAATTTGTGATACATTCGGCCGAATgcttcagtttttttaataatgggtatgaaatttttatatactttcttacatctttattttaaaaatgtaaaaaaaaagaacaatattgactgtttttATTAGCtttatattgattaaaataatCGGCATGTAGGATATACTAATCTCAAAATTGTCCAATAAACATCAGGTACATTGTGTATTTGTTTTACGTAAACAATATATCGAAAGCATCTGAAGCTTATCTTTGTGATAGCCCGATATATTTTTGGACTGCTGAGTCTGTCATCGTAATTGATGTAGATGGAACTTTCAGTCATCTTACTAAACTAACAAACACcgttacctttgataaatattaatacCACTGGGtagatgtcactgctggtggacgtttcgtgagggtatcaccagcccagtagtcagcacttcggtgttgacatgaatatcaattatattatcattttttttaaattacctgttacaaaacttttttttaaatgcatttttcgaaaaaataaggattttcttatcccaggaatagattaccgtagccgtatttggcacaacatttggAATTGTGGGTcataaatgctcttcaactttgtacttgtttggctttacaacaaTTTGTtctgatcgtcactgatgacctaccgaattagactatttaccggatttgtaaccGACGGGTTTCACATGTGATACAGgatccggagcacctgagatcacccctagtttttggtggggttcgtgttgtttattcattagttttctatgttgtgtcatgtgttctattgtttttctgttgtctttttcatttttagccatggagtttgttttagatttatgagtttgactgtccctttggtatctttcgtccctcttttatgtagacaaaacgcgcgtattaaattatagtcTGTTGATAACTATTAGCAATCCAGTATTCTagaaaaattgattattttccaaattatgaGGCGAAGAAAGGTGTGATTCGCTTCCttctaaatattgaaaagatattgccaaaaataatttaaacaatgcacctgtcctaagtcaggaatctgatatacagtagttgtcgtttgtttatgtaatatatacgtgtttctcggttctcattttgtttatatagattagaccgttggttttcccgtttgaatggttttacactagtaatatggggccctttatagcttgttgttcggtgtgagccaaggctccgtgttgaaggccgtactttaacctataatggtttactttttaaattgttacttggatggagagttgtctcattggcactcacaccacatcttcctatatctatgatgaTCTTTTTTAGTCTTgcttatgaaacaaaacatggtATCTATATCTATAGACGATAACATTAATAATGTAATGCTGTTGGCTATTTTCCAGAACAACAGGGAATGACATATGAAATTTGAAGCTTTGAAATCATTTGTAATTTATGGATTATTTAATTGACCAGATCATAAAATCGCTACATGAGTGCATACAATCTGTTAAAAACGATATTAAGATAATCTTACGGTAACACGGCAAACGACTTCATCTTGAAACGCCTTGGCaacaaaaagaatattttcaaaacttcattgaACTAAAATTTGCCTACTGGGATAAAATTACCacacatgtcttttttttttttaattttaatcaaactgCATAATAAAGGGGTCTGACTACCTAATACGTATTCCAATATGACAGGGTCagtgatattttgtttttgtaattttagagTTAATGCTATCGACAATAATTCAACGCGACAGCGAACAACACTTATAATTACAGTGACTCTTATTACGTTTATCTTATGCATGTACTCTGATCTTTAGTGTCTTCAACAATCATGTTTATCAGATATTGTCAAATGACATAATTACTACTGATTTTGAATATTCACTCTTTAATTACCACCACTTTACATTAGTGACATAAattcttttttgaaattgtcaCTCATACAGCCGTAAAGAAATGGATTGTATACCACAGAACTCATTGCTACTATGTGAGCACTGAAGAAACATAGTGTGTAGTAGTGCCAGTTTGAGAAAGACGATATATACTCCGCTACGGTAATTGTTATATTCAGAGGCAgccaacaacaaacaaaaacagtaaCCATAGTGACCAACATCTTATTCGTACGCTGTTTTCTTTTCATATCTATCTCTTCTTGCTTTTTAGTCTTTGATTGATTTAAATGATTAGACTGAATACGTGTTTTTAAAACTAACGAAACGCTTGTATAACTAAACATAATAATGGAGCAAGGCACAATATATTGAAACAGAAGACAAGTTATGCTGAATATTCGTGATGATTGATCGGTCGGCCATCTTTCTACACATCTGATAGATCCATCTCTATTTTCAGTTAGTCTCGAGTAAACTCCAAGAGGAActgatattgaaattgatattagccaaatgataaaaataatccttaaacagTGGGAAATCTGCAATGGCGGTTTTAAAGGATATACAATTGCTCTATACCGAATAACTGCAATAATGGTAGATGTTAGTGTTGACACGTACACACAAATGGCTAAGGTCATTG
Above is a window of Mytilus trossulus isolate FHL-02 chromosome 4, PNRI_Mtr1.1.1.hap1, whole genome shotgun sequence DNA encoding:
- the LOC134713995 gene encoding neuropeptide Y receptor type 2-like gives rise to the protein MENITSITNNVIKRYDNVSSSVQLMKTPVLLATYIVLYCVIFILGLIGNCLVVFVVMRKKEMRTVINIFITNLAVSDILLCLLAVPFTPISYYLQSWVFGEVFCRLVPMTLAICVYVSTLTSTIIAVIRYRAIVYPLKPPLQISHCLRIIFIIWLISISISVPLGVYSRLTENRDGSIRCVERWPTDQSSRIFSITCLLFQYIVPCSIIMFSYTSVSLVLKTRIQSNHLNQSKTKKQEEIDMKRKQRTNKMLVTMVTVFVCCWLPLNITITVAEYISSFSNWHYYTLCFFSAHIVAMSSVVYNPFLYGCMSDNFKKEFMSLM